Proteins co-encoded in one Rudaeicoccus suwonensis genomic window:
- a CDS encoding deaminase, with translation MDHTSLDRLLHVIEADIVPLTTVGVADGNKLFGAAILRTSDLSLVVAATNNEIENPLWHGEIHAIKKFYELPASARPAPADCFFLATHEPCSLCLSGITWSGFTTFGYLFSHRDSADSFAIPYDIQILKAVYAVPDPDREAADPNRDLYNRQNAYFSSIDLAEEVRRSADPQLATRAATLRTIYDKLSETYQADKGDKGIPLS, from the coding sequence ATGGATCACACATCGCTCGACCGACTGCTGCACGTCATCGAGGCTGACATCGTGCCTCTCACCACGGTCGGCGTCGCCGATGGAAACAAGCTCTTCGGAGCCGCCATCCTGCGCACATCCGACCTGTCACTCGTGGTCGCGGCCACCAACAACGAGATCGAGAATCCGCTCTGGCACGGCGAGATCCACGCGATCAAGAAGTTCTACGAACTGCCCGCATCGGCGCGTCCGGCACCCGCCGACTGCTTCTTCCTCGCCACCCACGAGCCGTGCTCGCTCTGCCTGTCCGGCATCACCTGGAGCGGATTCACCACGTTCGGCTACCTCTTCAGCCACAGAGACTCCGCCGACTCGTTCGCCATCCCCTATGACATCCAGATCCTCAAAGCCGTGTATGCCGTGCCCGATCCGGACCGCGAGGCCGCCGATCCGAACCGCGACCTCTACAACCGGCAGAACGCGTATTTCTCGAGCATCGATCTGGCCGAAGAGGTTCGCCGGTCCGCCGATCCACAGTTGGCGACCCGAGCCGCGACATTGCGAACGATCTACGACAAGTTGTCGGAGACCTACCAGGCGGACAAGGGCGACAAGGGCATCCCGCTGAGTTGA
- the msrA gene encoding peptide-methionine (S)-S-oxide reductase MsrA, translating to MVSRDNALPGRPTPLPGIADSNVVLGSPMRGPWPDGTKVLYVAMGCFWGTERIMWRIPGVVTTAAGYMGGFTPNPTYDETCTGRTGHTETVLVAYDPQATSAELILKQFWENHDPTTANRQGNDIGTQYRSAIYWTDDEQAQAVASTSAAFQQVLHDNGFGDISTEMRPASEVGEFYYAEDYHQQYLHKNPGGYCNHGPNGMTCPVGILRQDQLPSQQEIAPPA from the coding sequence ATGGTCTCGCGCGACAACGCACTCCCCGGGCGCCCCACGCCCCTGCCCGGCATCGCCGACTCGAATGTCGTGCTCGGTTCGCCGATGCGCGGACCGTGGCCGGACGGCACGAAGGTGCTGTATGTCGCGATGGGGTGTTTCTGGGGCACCGAGCGGATCATGTGGCGCATCCCCGGTGTCGTGACGACGGCAGCGGGATACATGGGCGGGTTCACCCCCAACCCCACGTATGACGAGACGTGCACCGGTCGCACCGGTCACACCGAGACGGTCCTGGTGGCCTACGACCCGCAGGCCACCAGCGCCGAACTGATCCTCAAGCAGTTCTGGGAGAACCACGACCCGACGACTGCCAACCGGCAGGGCAACGACATCGGCACGCAGTACCGCTCGGCGATCTACTGGACCGACGACGAGCAGGCGCAGGCCGTCGCCTCGACCAGCGCGGCCTTCCAGCAGGTGCTGCACGACAACGGGTTCGGCGACATTAGCACCGAGATGCGACCGGCATCCGAGGTCGGCGAGTTCTACTACGCCGAGGACTACCACCAGCAGTATCTGCACAAGAACCCCGGTGGCTACTGCAACCACGGACCCAACGGGATGACCTGCCCGGTCGGCATCCTGCGCCAGGATCAGCTGCCCAGCCAGCAGGAGATCGCTCCCCCTGCCTGA
- a CDS encoding glycine--tRNA ligase, whose product MLTVQDALIRLQKFWTDRGCMIVQPYNTEVGAGTMNPATLMRVLGPEPWRVAYVEPSVRPDDSRYGENPNRLQTHTQFQVILKPDPGNPQELYLESLQALDIDIHAHDVRFVEDNWAQPAIGAWGLGWEVWLDGMEITQFTYFQQVGGQNLDPVAVELTYGIERIMMAQQGVSHFKDLQYAPGVTYGEAFGQQEYEMSRYYLDDADVATNQEFFDRYVAEATRMVEARLPIPAYSYVLKSSHAFNVLDARGAISTTERAKAFATMRGLARDVSQLWVERRGELDFPLLKSEAPKVLLGAAVRHPADDQEDVDPAALPQDSQLLALEIGVEELPPHVVQQAIDFVRASLTERLDATRLTHGAIDVVGTPRRIVATVAALSAHEPDAESLRKGPKVAAAYDADGNPTKACEGFARGQKVDVADLVRAEFDGAEHVAVRVTETGRGVMEVAGELIAGVIESLRADKNMRWSDPQLSYSRPIRWLVALWGETVVPVHASDLVAGRTTYVHRTNPEPLVRVAKADDLVHVLTTHGLVVDPVQRRAQVVEQARQLAGSVGGTVDVEGESALVDEITNLVEQPHGILGTFGEKYLELPEQILTTVMRKHQRYLPVRDDAGKLLPYFVTIANGDCDDELVRLGNESVMRARYEDAAFFFAADLKVPLEELRAGIAKLTFENRIGSVAQRADRIRDIATGFADTLGITGDQRATLDRAGELAKFDLSSQMVIEMSSLAGPMAKEYALRAGEPAAVATALLEMEQPRTAGGEVPQTTPGAVLALADRFDLLSAMFAIGAKPTGSSDPYALRRAALGVVSILRAHPQLAGITISGGLRAAADRLRQQGIDVSDESVAAATEFVVGRFGQQLRDEGVPVGLVAAVTPLADAPGVATQALADITAARAETRFPALVEAVQRITRIVPEGTPAAYDRALLVEDAEQALLVYVNELPDHANDALPQWIPDALPLVAPLARFFDDIMLMAEDEALRAARLGLVQTVVERAPRGIDWRELNSAL is encoded by the coding sequence GTGCTGACTGTGCAAGACGCCCTCATCCGCCTCCAGAAGTTCTGGACCGACCGTGGCTGCATGATCGTGCAGCCCTACAACACCGAGGTCGGTGCAGGAACGATGAACCCCGCCACCTTGATGCGGGTGCTCGGTCCGGAGCCGTGGCGGGTGGCGTACGTCGAGCCGTCGGTCCGCCCCGATGACAGCCGGTATGGCGAGAACCCGAACCGGTTGCAGACGCACACCCAGTTCCAGGTGATCCTCAAGCCGGACCCGGGCAATCCGCAGGAGCTCTATCTGGAGTCGCTGCAGGCGTTGGACATCGACATCCACGCGCACGACGTGCGCTTCGTCGAGGACAACTGGGCGCAGCCGGCGATCGGCGCCTGGGGCCTGGGCTGGGAGGTGTGGCTGGACGGGATGGAAATCACCCAGTTCACCTACTTCCAGCAGGTCGGTGGACAGAACCTCGACCCCGTCGCGGTCGAGCTGACCTACGGCATCGAGCGCATCATGATGGCCCAGCAGGGGGTCTCGCACTTCAAGGACCTGCAGTACGCCCCGGGCGTCACGTATGGCGAGGCCTTCGGTCAGCAGGAGTACGAGATGTCGAGGTACTACCTGGACGACGCCGACGTGGCCACCAATCAGGAGTTCTTCGACCGGTATGTCGCAGAGGCCACCCGGATGGTCGAGGCGCGACTGCCGATTCCGGCATACAGCTATGTGCTGAAGTCCTCGCACGCGTTCAACGTGCTCGACGCGCGTGGGGCGATCTCGACGACGGAACGTGCGAAGGCCTTCGCCACGATGCGGGGACTGGCGCGGGACGTCTCCCAATTGTGGGTCGAACGACGTGGCGAGCTCGATTTTCCGCTGCTGAAGAGCGAGGCGCCCAAGGTGCTGCTCGGCGCGGCGGTGCGCCACCCGGCGGACGATCAGGAAGACGTGGATCCGGCTGCGCTGCCACAGGATTCGCAACTGCTTGCGCTTGAAATCGGCGTCGAGGAGCTGCCGCCGCACGTCGTGCAGCAGGCGATCGATTTCGTGCGCGCGTCATTGACCGAACGACTCGACGCGACCCGGCTGACGCATGGAGCGATCGACGTGGTCGGCACTCCGCGGCGCATCGTCGCGACGGTCGCTGCGCTGTCGGCACACGAGCCGGACGCCGAGAGCCTGCGCAAGGGGCCGAAGGTCGCTGCGGCATACGACGCGGACGGCAACCCGACGAAGGCGTGCGAGGGTTTCGCGCGCGGTCAGAAGGTCGACGTGGCCGATCTCGTGCGCGCGGAGTTCGACGGGGCCGAGCATGTGGCTGTGCGGGTCACCGAGACCGGGCGTGGCGTGATGGAGGTCGCCGGTGAGCTCATCGCGGGCGTCATCGAGTCGTTGCGCGCCGACAAGAACATGCGCTGGTCGGACCCGCAGCTGTCCTACAGCCGGCCGATCCGCTGGCTGGTCGCCCTCTGGGGCGAGACCGTCGTGCCGGTGCACGCGTCCGACCTGGTCGCTGGTCGCACCACCTATGTCCACCGCACCAACCCTGAGCCACTGGTGCGCGTCGCCAAGGCCGACGATCTGGTGCATGTCTTGACGACCCACGGACTGGTCGTCGATCCGGTGCAGCGCCGGGCTCAGGTCGTCGAACAGGCTCGGCAACTGGCCGGATCCGTCGGTGGCACCGTCGATGTCGAGGGTGAGTCGGCGCTGGTCGACGAGATCACCAACCTGGTGGAGCAGCCGCACGGGATCCTCGGCACCTTCGGGGAGAAGTACCTCGAACTGCCCGAGCAGATCCTCACGACGGTGATGCGTAAGCACCAGCGGTACCTGCCGGTGCGCGACGACGCGGGCAAGCTGCTGCCGTATTTCGTGACGATCGCCAACGGCGACTGCGACGACGAGTTGGTGCGGCTCGGCAACGAGAGCGTCATGCGTGCGCGGTACGAGGACGCCGCGTTCTTCTTCGCCGCCGATCTGAAGGTGCCGCTGGAGGAGTTGCGCGCCGGCATCGCCAAGCTGACCTTCGAGAACAGGATCGGCTCGGTCGCGCAGCGCGCCGACCGGATCCGTGACATTGCCACCGGCTTCGCCGACACCCTCGGCATCACCGGCGACCAGCGCGCCACCCTCGACCGCGCCGGTGAACTGGCGAAGTTCGACCTGTCCTCGCAGATGGTCATCGAGATGTCGTCGCTCGCCGGGCCGATGGCCAAGGAGTACGCACTGCGCGCCGGTGAGCCCGCCGCGGTCGCCACCGCCCTGCTGGAGATGGAGCAGCCGCGCACTGCCGGAGGCGAGGTCCCGCAGACCACGCCAGGTGCGGTGCTGGCGCTCGCCGACAGGTTCGACCTGCTCTCGGCGATGTTCGCGATCGGCGCCAAGCCGACCGGCTCGTCCGACCCGTATGCGCTGCGTCGTGCGGCGCTCGGCGTGGTGAGCATCCTGCGGGCGCACCCGCAGCTGGCCGGCATCACGATCAGCGGTGGCCTGAGGGCCGCGGCGGATCGCCTGCGCCAGCAGGGCATCGACGTCTCCGACGAATCCGTGGCAGCGGCAACTGAATTCGTCGTCGGACGGTTCGGTCAGCAGCTGCGTGACGAGGGCGTGCCCGTGGGGCTGGTCGCCGCAGTGACTCCTCTAGCGGATGCACCTGGGGTGGCGACGCAGGCGCTCGCTGACATCACGGCCGCACGGGCGGAGACGCGCTTTCCGGCGCTGGTCGAGGCGGTGCAGCGCATCACGCGGATCGTGCCCGAGGGCACGCCTGCGGCATACGACCGCGCGTTGTTGGTCGAGGATGCCGAGCAGGCTCTGCTGGTATATGTCAACGAACTGCCTGATCACGCGAATGACGCTCTGCCGCAATGGATTCCGGATGCATTGCCGCTCGTGGCACCGCTCGCCCGTTTCTTCGACGACATCATGCTCATGGCCGAGGACGAGGCGCTGCGAGCTGCTCGTCTCGGCTTGGTGCAGACCGTCGTCGAGCGTGCTCCGCGCGGCATCGATTGGCGGGAGCTCAACTCCGCTCTCTGA
- a CDS encoding cystathionine gamma-synthase: MTGFSTRAIHAGQEPDPRTGAVVPAIYQTSTYKQDGVGGLRDGYEYSRSANPTRTALEECIAELEGGAKGFAFASGLAAEDTIMRSLLSPGDHMIIPTDAYGGTYRLIDKIQKVWGIDHSLAKVSQADAIRGEIRPGVTKMIWIETPTNPLLGIADIEAIAAIAHEAGALLVVDNTFASAYLQQPLALGADIVLHSTTKYSGGHSDVVGGAVVVSKNVAVPEFADAATRIGFHQNSMGAVAGPMDSWLVLRGLKTLAVRMERHCDNAEKVVDYLRSRSDVTHIHYPGLDSHPGHDIAARQMRRFGGMVSFQLAGGEQHAVDVIGRTKIWTLGESLGGVESLIEHPGRMTHASVVGTELEVPADLIRLSVGIEDADDLIADLAQALDA; encoded by the coding sequence ATGACTGGTTTCTCCACGCGCGCCATCCACGCAGGACAGGAGCCGGACCCCCGAACCGGCGCTGTCGTCCCTGCGATCTACCAGACCTCGACCTACAAGCAGGACGGTGTCGGCGGGCTGCGTGACGGCTACGAATACTCCCGTTCGGCCAACCCGACACGCACCGCCCTTGAGGAATGCATCGCCGAACTCGAAGGCGGCGCAAAGGGTTTCGCGTTCGCCTCAGGCCTCGCCGCCGAGGACACGATCATGCGGTCGCTGCTCTCGCCCGGCGATCACATGATCATCCCGACCGACGCGTATGGCGGCACCTACCGACTCATCGACAAGATCCAGAAGGTGTGGGGCATCGACCACAGCCTGGCGAAGGTGTCGCAGGCGGACGCGATCCGCGGCGAGATCCGCCCCGGCGTCACCAAGATGATCTGGATCGAGACACCGACCAACCCGCTGCTCGGCATCGCCGACATCGAGGCCATCGCCGCGATCGCGCACGAGGCCGGGGCACTGCTGGTGGTCGACAACACGTTCGCATCGGCATACCTGCAGCAGCCGTTGGCACTCGGCGCCGACATCGTGCTGCACTCGACGACGAAATACTCCGGCGGCCACTCCGACGTCGTCGGCGGCGCTGTTGTGGTGTCCAAGAATGTCGCAGTGCCCGAGTTCGCGGATGCTGCCACCCGCATCGGGTTCCACCAGAACTCCATGGGCGCCGTTGCGGGGCCTATGGATTCGTGGCTGGTGCTGCGCGGCCTCAAGACGCTGGCGGTGCGCATGGAGCGACACTGCGACAACGCCGAGAAGGTCGTCGACTACCTGCGCTCACGCTCCGACGTCACGCACATCCACTACCCGGGCCTGGACAGCCACCCGGGTCACGACATCGCTGCGCGGCAGATGCGCCGGTTCGGCGGGATGGTCAGCTTCCAGCTCGCCGGTGGTGAGCAGCACGCCGTCGACGTGATCGGTCGGACGAAGATTTGGACCCTGGGGGAGTCCCTCGGTGGTGTCGAGTCGCTGATCGAGCATCCGGGCCGTATGACGCATGCCAGTGTCGTCGGCACCGAACTCGAGGTTCCGGCAGATCTGATCCGCCTGTCGGTGGGTATCGAGGACGCCGACGACCTGATCGCCGACCTGGCGCAGGCTCTCGACGCCTGA
- a CDS encoding MarR family winged helix-turn-helix transcriptional regulator, which yields MISAADLPAPGIVDPGADPATEAWQRIRAIAHNPAAMAAFHRLVHDTGLPLAALRALLVLPVDEAIPMRDLARRLRCDTSYVTSLVDTLEKHGLASRQAHATDRRIKVIVLTPTGRRMARRAQIADNTPPEVFAQLTAREVTALRDLLRKIGAETA from the coding sequence GTGATCTCGGCCGCAGACCTTCCCGCACCGGGCATTGTCGACCCCGGGGCAGACCCCGCCACGGAGGCATGGCAGCGCATCCGCGCCATCGCGCACAATCCGGCAGCCATGGCAGCTTTTCACCGACTGGTGCATGACACCGGCCTGCCACTTGCCGCGTTACGCGCGCTGCTGGTGTTGCCCGTCGATGAAGCGATCCCGATGCGCGACCTTGCGCGACGCCTCAGGTGCGACACGTCATACGTCACATCGTTGGTAGACACCCTTGAGAAGCACGGATTGGCGTCGCGTCAGGCGCACGCGACCGACCGCCGGATCAAGGTGATCGTGCTGACCCCGACAGGCCGGCGGATGGCCAGGCGCGCGCAGATCGCCGACAACACACCCCCTGAGGTCTTCGCTCAGTTGACCGCGCGCGAAGTCACCGCCTTGCGCGACCTGTTGCGCAAGATCGGAGCCGAAACCGCCTGA
- the greA gene encoding transcription elongation factor GreA gives MTNTADASASFLTQEAYDRLKAEFDHLSGEGRSEIAAKIEEARQEGDLKENGGYHAAKEEQGKMEARIRQLEAILRDAVVGQASAAEGVVGPGMVITAEMFGDKEKFLLGSREIAGDSALDVYSEKSPLGAAINGAKVGDKVSYEAPNGKIIEVKILEATAYHG, from the coding sequence GTGACCAACACTGCCGACGCTTCGGCCAGCTTCCTGACTCAGGAGGCATACGACCGCCTGAAGGCCGAGTTCGACCACCTCTCCGGTGAGGGTCGCAGCGAGATCGCCGCCAAGATCGAGGAAGCTCGCCAGGAAGGCGACCTGAAGGAGAACGGCGGCTACCACGCAGCCAAGGAGGAGCAGGGCAAGATGGAGGCCCGCATCCGCCAGCTCGAGGCCATCCTGCGCGACGCCGTCGTCGGGCAGGCTTCGGCGGCCGAGGGCGTTGTCGGCCCGGGTATGGTCATCACCGCCGAGATGTTCGGCGACAAGGAAAAATTCCTGCTCGGCAGCCGTGAGATCGCCGGCGATTCCGCGCTCGACGTCTACAGCGAGAAGTCCCCGCTGGGTGCTGCCATCAACGGCGCCAAGGTCGGCGACAAGGTGTCCTATGAAGCTCCCAACGGCAAGATCATCGAGGTGAAGATCCTGGAGGCCACGGCCTACCACGGCTGA
- a CDS encoding DUF4307 domain-containing protein → MAIPKPAPGQGKWWVIGVVGVVVMTAFATWFGIAASRGVDFGVAQVHNINDRSIQLVFNVGNQDGKSVICNLEAQDYSHNEVGVANVTLPPTKKSVAQYTVTIKTVSKAVTALVDSCNYN, encoded by the coding sequence ATGGCGATCCCCAAACCCGCACCCGGTCAAGGCAAGTGGTGGGTGATCGGAGTTGTCGGAGTCGTGGTGATGACAGCGTTCGCGACCTGGTTCGGCATCGCAGCAAGCCGCGGAGTCGATTTCGGCGTCGCCCAGGTGCACAACATCAACGACCGCAGCATCCAGTTGGTCTTCAACGTGGGCAACCAGGACGGTAAGTCGGTCATCTGCAACCTCGAAGCGCAGGACTACAGCCACAACGAGGTCGGGGTGGCCAACGTGACGCTGCCTCCGACCAAGAAGTCCGTCGCGCAATACACGGTCACGATCAAGACGGTATCCAAGGCCGTCACCGCGCTCGTGGACTCCTGCAACTACAACTGA
- the mca gene encoding mycothiol conjugate amidase Mca, protein MSDQLRLMAVHAHPDDESSKGSATMAKYADLGHRVMVVSCTGGERGDILNPKLVDNPDIQRDLPHFRRAEMAKAQQILGVEHTWLGFVDSGLPEGDPLPPLPEGCFALEPLDITTEALVRVIREFRPHVMTTYDENGGYPHPDHIMTHNVSVAAFAAAGDPTAFPHAGEPWQPLKLYYDRGFFKAKMVAFHEALLAEGRESPYTDWLKRWDDRPEGRVTTRVECAKYFPQREQALLAHATQIDPDGQFFTLSPAEQGRIWPTEEFDLARSYVALAEGEDDLFAGLPRSAQEADHLATGDAGTLIIDDVVERQAKERHHG, encoded by the coding sequence GTGAGTGACCAGCTACGGCTGATGGCAGTTCACGCACATCCGGACGACGAGTCCAGCAAGGGCTCGGCCACGATGGCGAAGTATGCCGACCTCGGCCACCGTGTGATGGTGGTCTCCTGCACAGGGGGCGAGCGGGGGGACATCCTCAACCCCAAACTGGTCGACAACCCCGACATCCAGCGGGACCTGCCGCACTTCCGGCGGGCCGAGATGGCCAAGGCGCAGCAGATCCTCGGTGTCGAGCACACGTGGCTCGGTTTCGTGGATTCCGGGCTGCCCGAAGGCGATCCGCTGCCGCCGCTGCCGGAAGGGTGCTTCGCGCTCGAGCCACTCGACATCACCACCGAGGCGCTGGTGCGCGTCATACGCGAGTTTCGTCCGCACGTGATGACGACGTATGACGAGAACGGCGGTTATCCGCACCCCGACCACATCATGACGCACAACGTGTCGGTCGCCGCCTTCGCCGCGGCCGGTGACCCGACGGCCTTCCCGCACGCCGGCGAGCCATGGCAGCCGCTGAAGCTGTATTACGACCGCGGTTTCTTCAAGGCAAAGATGGTGGCCTTCCACGAGGCACTGCTCGCCGAGGGGCGCGAATCGCCGTACACCGATTGGTTGAAGCGGTGGGACGACCGACCCGAGGGCCGGGTGACCACCCGTGTTGAGTGCGCGAAGTATTTCCCGCAGCGAGAACAAGCGCTGTTGGCGCATGCGACCCAGATCGACCCGGACGGGCAGTTCTTCACGCTCAGCCCCGCCGAGCAGGGCCGGATCTGGCCGACGGAGGAGTTCGACCTGGCGCGGTCGTACGTCGCGCTCGCGGAGGGCGAGGACGACCTGTTCGCCGGATTGCCGCGCAGCGCACAGGAAGCCGACCACCTTGCGACCGGTGACGCCGGGACGCTGATCATCGATGACGTCGTCGAACGTCAGGCAAAGGAGCGCCACCATGGGTGA